In Gemmatimonadota bacterium, one genomic interval encodes:
- a CDS encoding amidohydrolase family protein, giving the protein MRGSATSGNRVGPDRAGRKTRRGRRAAAFAALAGLVAVSGLLPVGAAAQDGPVVAVRAGRIVDAASGTYREGVTILIRGDRIEAVGADVAIPDGARVEDLSGMTVLPGFIDMHTHLNGDPSGGRSDHRLHEWPGYAAIVGAKNARLTLMAGFTTVRNVGAGDFADVALKQAVNEGLVPGPRIFTAGHGLGITGGHCDMNGYRPDALEEPGIEQGVANGAEDVAAAVRYQVKYGADVIKICATGGVLSAGDAVGVPQYTLEEIRSIVETAEMAERKVAAHAHGNEGIKTAVRAGVASIEHGSILDDEAIDLMKEHGTYMVPTMMAFDAVTKGARDGSLTPFSAQKALEIGPFFDNSVRRAIAEGVKIAFGTDAGVFPHGTNADEFRLLVEAGMTPARAIHAATIDAADLLGKSADLGTIEPGKYADLIAVEGDPLDNVGALMDVSFVMRGGVVYKRGHDQVEVPPMMAGRRDQ; this is encoded by the coding sequence ATGCGCGGGAGCGCGACATCAGGGAATCGGGTGGGGCCGGACCGCGCCGGCAGGAAGACTCGGCGCGGACGCCGAGCCGCCGCGTTCGCTGCCCTGGCCGGCCTCGTCGCCGTCTCGGGACTCCTGCCCGTGGGGGCGGCGGCGCAGGACGGGCCCGTGGTCGCGGTCCGCGCAGGCCGGATCGTCGACGCCGCCTCCGGCACGTACCGCGAAGGGGTCACGATCCTGATCCGCGGCGACCGCATCGAGGCGGTGGGGGCCGACGTCGCGATCCCCGACGGCGCCCGCGTGGAGGACCTGTCGGGGATGACCGTGCTGCCGGGCTTCATCGACATGCACACGCACCTCAACGGGGATCCCAGCGGCGGCAGGTCGGATCATCGCCTGCACGAGTGGCCAGGCTACGCGGCCATCGTGGGCGCCAAGAACGCCCGGCTGACGCTCATGGCGGGCTTCACGACGGTGCGCAACGTGGGCGCGGGGGACTTCGCCGACGTGGCGCTCAAGCAGGCGGTCAACGAGGGGTTGGTGCCGGGGCCGCGCATATTCACCGCGGGGCACGGCCTGGGCATCACCGGCGGGCACTGCGACATGAACGGCTACCGGCCCGACGCTCTCGAGGAGCCCGGCATCGAGCAGGGCGTGGCCAACGGCGCGGAGGACGTCGCCGCGGCGGTGCGCTATCAGGTCAAGTACGGCGCGGACGTGATCAAGATCTGTGCGACCGGCGGCGTGCTGTCGGCGGGCGACGCGGTGGGCGTGCCGCAGTACACCCTGGAGGAGATCCGCTCCATCGTGGAGACCGCCGAGATGGCCGAGCGCAAGGTCGCCGCGCACGCGCACGGCAACGAGGGTATCAAGACCGCCGTGCGCGCGGGCGTGGCGTCCATCGAGCACGGTTCGATCCTGGACGACGAAGCGATCGACCTCATGAAGGAGCACGGCACCTACATGGTGCCGACCATGATGGCGTTCGACGCGGTGACGAAGGGCGCTCGAGACGGCTCGCTCACGCCGTTTTCGGCGCAGAAGGCGCTGGAGATAGGGCCGTTCTTCGATAACTCCGTACGGCGCGCCATAGCCGAGGGCGTCAAGATCGCCTTCGGTACCGATGCGGGAGTGTTTCCGCACGGCACCAACGCGGACGAGTTCCGGCTGCTCGTGGAGGCAGGCATGACCCCTGCGCGCGCCATCCACGCCGCCACGATCGACGCGGCCGACCTGCTGGGCAAATCGGCCGATCTGGGCACGATCGAGCCCGGCAAGTACGCCGACCTGATCGCGGTGGAGGGCGACCCGCTGGACAACGTCGGCGCGCTCATGGACGTCTCATTCGTGATGAGGGGCGGGGTCGTCTACAAGCGCGGCCACGATCAGGTCGAGGTGCCGCCGATGATGGCCGGCAGGCGGGATCAGTAG
- a CDS encoding cysteine hydrolase, with protein sequence MSEQTYDDILPNPGLNVERDSTALVITDPQKDFLSEDGVVWGVVGNSVQENNTVEHLRQLLSAAHSAGMTVFVSPHYYFPHDHAWNFGGALEKMMHAVGMFDRKGQITTEGLDGSGADWHEPLKDLIERDNVVVASPHKVYGPESNDLVLQLRKRGIDKVILAGMSANLCVEAHLRELTEQGFEVAVVKDATAGAQLPGGDFYQAALLNFRMIASQVMTTDEAVGAIQGA encoded by the coding sequence ATGTCCGAACAGACGTACGACGATATCCTTCCCAACCCCGGACTCAACGTCGAACGGGATAGCACCGCCCTGGTGATCACAGATCCGCAGAAGGACTTCCTGTCCGAGGACGGCGTCGTTTGGGGAGTAGTCGGCAACAGCGTCCAGGAGAACAACACCGTCGAGCACCTGCGCCAGCTCCTGAGCGCCGCGCACAGCGCCGGCATGACGGTCTTCGTCTCGCCGCATTACTACTTCCCGCACGATCACGCGTGGAACTTCGGCGGGGCGCTCGAGAAGATGATGCACGCGGTGGGCATGTTCGACCGCAAGGGCCAGATCACGACCGAGGGCCTCGACGGCTCGGGCGCCGACTGGCACGAGCCGCTCAAGGACCTGATCGAGCGCGACAACGTGGTCGTGGCGAGCCCCCACAAGGTCTACGGTCCGGAGTCGAACGACCTGGTGCTACAGCTGCGCAAGCGCGGCATCGACAAGGTGATCCTGGCCGGGATGTCGGCGAACCTGTGCGTGGAGGCCCACCTGCGCGAGCTGACCGAGCAGGGGTTCGAGGTGGCGGTCGTCAAGGACGCAACGGCGGGGGCGCAGCTCCCCGGCGGCGACTTCTACCAGGCGGCGCTGCTCAACTTCCGCATGATCGCCAGCCAGGTCATGACCACCGACGAGGCGGTCGGCGCGATCCAGGGCGCCTGA
- a CDS encoding DUF2834 domain-containing protein, whose translation MKNVYLLLAILGAIVPYGFFIAHFQAEGLALDTFIRALFVNGAAGGFTADLLISSAAFWVWLFASRAKKPWLFVGLNFFIGLSCAFPAYLYARARDAD comes from the coding sequence ATGAAGAACGTGTATCTGCTGCTGGCGATCCTCGGAGCGATCGTCCCCTACGGCTTCTTCATAGCCCATTTCCAGGCCGAGGGGCTCGCGCTCGACACTTTCATCCGGGCGCTGTTCGTCAACGGCGCGGCGGGCGGCTTCACCGCGGACCTGCTGATCTCCAGCGCGGCGTTCTGGGTCTGGCTGTTCGCCAGCCGCGCGAAGAAACCGTGGCTGTTCGTCGGGTTGAATTTCTTCATCGGCCTCTCGTGTGCGTTCCCGGCGTACCTGTACGCCCGCGCACGGGACGCAGATTGA
- a CDS encoding PAS domain S-box protein, which yields MGKVASEEFVRLILSSTGEGIYGIDLNGLCTFANPACVRILGFDSVDDLLGQHMHNLVHHTRPDGTPYPEKECRIYQAFRSGKGTHVDDEVMFKKGDVAFPAEYWSFPMEQDGELVGCVLTFVDITDRKKVEADLLESHEFVRLLLDSTGEGIYGVDLQGNCTFANPACAEILGFESVDVLLGKHMHNLVHHTRPNGQPYPVEECRIYKAFVEGKGTNVDDEVMFCADGKAFPAEYWSYPVHKEGELVGCVVTFNDITERNQIEEELRQTEKMAALGKLSAGLAHELNNPAAAAGRAANQLVEGIDALQAAMVGVSAAGVGVEEWQKLDARLRYFRDRAQDPGSLSAVELSDSEDELIDWLEDHDVDKAWETAPALVGAGIGSEDLDALEDIVDASAVPFVVGWLCQALAVNDLARTVVSSSTGISELVGVVKSYSHMDRAPVQDVDIHDGLEDTLKILAHKMRSGVELERDYDRTIPLINTFGSELNQVWTNLIDNAIAAMEGKGTLKVRTYRDDGLAAVEIMDDGPGIPAAIQSKIFDPFFTTKDVGEGTGLGLDVVRRIVTKRCGGSIDLRSRPGETAFTVRVPHGGDEECTTDLNRELDN from the coding sequence GTGGGGAAAGTCGCAAGCGAGGAGTTCGTCCGTCTGATCCTCTCCTCCACGGGGGAGGGGATCTACGGCATCGACCTGAACGGGCTTTGCACCTTCGCGAATCCCGCATGCGTGCGCATCCTCGGGTTCGACAGCGTCGACGATCTGCTGGGCCAGCACATGCACAATCTGGTGCACCACACGCGCCCGGACGGCACGCCCTATCCCGAGAAGGAATGCCGCATCTACCAGGCTTTTCGGAGCGGCAAGGGGACGCACGTCGACGACGAGGTGATGTTCAAGAAGGGCGACGTGGCGTTTCCCGCCGAGTACTGGTCCTTCCCCATGGAGCAGGACGGGGAGTTGGTGGGATGCGTACTGACGTTCGTTGACATCACCGACAGGAAGAAGGTAGAGGCGGACCTGCTGGAGTCGCACGAGTTCGTGCGGCTCCTCCTCGACTCCACCGGTGAAGGCATCTACGGGGTCGACCTCCAGGGCAACTGCACCTTCGCCAACCCGGCATGCGCGGAAATACTCGGATTCGAGAGCGTGGACGTGCTGCTCGGCAAGCACATGCACAACCTCGTGCATCACACGCGCCCGAACGGACAGCCCTATCCGGTGGAGGAGTGCCGCATCTACAAGGCATTCGTGGAGGGCAAGGGTACCAACGTCGACGACGAGGTCATGTTCTGCGCGGACGGGAAGGCCTTCCCCGCGGAGTACTGGTCGTACCCGGTCCACAAGGAAGGCGAGTTGGTGGGCTGCGTGGTGACGTTCAACGACATCACCGAGCGCAACCAGATCGAGGAGGAGCTCAGACAGACGGAGAAGATGGCCGCGCTGGGCAAGCTGTCGGCCGGGCTCGCCCACGAGCTCAACAACCCGGCCGCCGCCGCGGGCAGGGCGGCGAATCAGCTCGTGGAAGGAATCGACGCGCTCCAGGCGGCGATGGTGGGCGTCAGCGCGGCTGGCGTGGGCGTGGAAGAGTGGCAGAAGCTGGACGCTCGCTTGCGCTACTTCCGGGACCGCGCGCAGGACCCGGGATCGCTGTCCGCCGTAGAGTTGAGCGACAGCGAGGACGAGCTCATCGACTGGCTCGAGGATCACGACGTCGACAAGGCGTGGGAGACCGCGCCGGCGCTCGTCGGGGCCGGCATCGGCAGCGAGGATCTGGACGCGCTGGAGGACATAGTGGACGCGTCCGCGGTACCCTTCGTGGTCGGCTGGTTGTGCCAGGCCCTCGCGGTCAACGATCTGGCGCGTACGGTGGTGTCGAGCTCCACGGGAATCAGCGAGCTGGTGGGCGTGGTCAAGTCCTATTCGCACATGGACCGCGCTCCCGTTCAGGACGTCGACATCCACGACGGCCTCGAGGACACGCTGAAGATCCTCGCGCACAAGATGAGGTCCGGGGTCGAGCTCGAGCGCGACTACGACAGGACCATCCCGCTGATCAACACCTTCGGCAGCGAGCTCAACCAGGTCTGGACCAACCTGATAGACAACGCCATCGCGGCGATGGAGGGCAAGGGCACGCTCAAGGTCCGCACGTACCGGGACGATGGCCTCGCGGCGGTCGAAATCATGGACGACGGCCCCGGCATTCCGGCCGCCATCCAGAGCAAGATCTTCGACCCCTTCTTCACCACCAAGGACGTGGGTGAAGGCACCGGCCTCGGCCTGGACGTGGTGCGCCGGATCGTCACCAAGAGGTGCGGTGGAAGCATCGACCTTCGGTCCAGGCCGGGGGAGACGGCGTTTACCGTACGAGTGCCCCACGGTGGGGACGAGGAGTGCACAACTGATTTGAACCGCGAACTCGACAACTAG
- a CDS encoding dihydrofolate reductase family protein, with translation MRRIRYSVAMSLDGYIAGPAGEADWIAMDPGIDFSAFVARFDTILLGRKSFELMAESGGDGPVFGMDTYVASRTLRPEDCPAVTVLGENAEERIAKLRSGDGKDIWLFGGGLLFRSLLEAGLVDAVEVGIIPILLGSGIPLLPPIETRVPLELTGHRHYASTGTVFLEYSVGLSDDDG, from the coding sequence ATGCGCAGAATCCGTTACTCGGTGGCAATGAGCCTCGATGGCTATATCGCAGGCCCCGCTGGCGAGGCCGATTGGATCGCGATGGATCCGGGAATCGACTTCAGTGCATTCGTGGCCCGCTTCGACACGATCCTGCTGGGCCGCAAGTCCTTCGAGTTGATGGCGGAAAGCGGAGGAGATGGGCCGGTGTTCGGCATGGACACCTACGTGGCGTCGCGGACCCTCCGGCCGGAGGATTGTCCTGCAGTCACTGTGCTGGGCGAAAACGCAGAGGAGCGAATCGCGAAGCTGCGTTCGGGCGATGGCAAGGACATTTGGCTGTTCGGCGGGGGGCTGCTCTTCCGGAGCCTGCTCGAGGCCGGTCTCGTCGACGCGGTCGAGGTGGGAATAATCCCCATCCTTCTGGGAAGCGGGATCCCCTTGCTGCCCCCGATCGAAACCCGAGTACCGCTCGAGCTCACCGGCCACCGTCACTACGCAAGCACCGGCACCGTCTTCCTGGAGTACTCGGTAGGACTTTCGGACGATGACGGCTGA
- a CDS encoding low molecular weight protein-tyrosine-phosphatase — translation MNEPSSGSATRVLFVCLGNICRSPVGEALFRHHAGGEGAAGAFEVDSAGTAAYHIGEPPDRRSAETALRRGVVVSGRARRLEADDYYEFDHIVAMDRSNLAEIKARKPADATARVHLLRSFDPAADDDADVPDPYYGGPSGFDDVHDMVERSTRALLAHLIEELS, via the coding sequence ATGAACGAGCCATCGAGCGGTAGCGCGACCCGGGTCCTCTTCGTTTGCCTGGGCAACATCTGTCGGTCCCCGGTGGGGGAGGCGCTGTTCCGCCATCACGCGGGAGGCGAAGGCGCGGCCGGGGCGTTCGAGGTCGACTCCGCGGGCACCGCCGCCTACCATATCGGTGAGCCGCCCGACCGCCGCAGCGCCGAGACCGCCCTGCGGCGCGGCGTCGTGGTGTCGGGGCGCGCCCGCCGCCTGGAAGCCGACGACTACTACGAGTTCGACCACATCGTGGCGATGGACAGGAGCAACCTGGCGGAGATCAAGGCGCGCAAGCCCGCTGACGCTACCGCTCGCGTCCACCTGCTACGATCGTTCGATCCCGCGGCCGATGACGACGCCGACGTGCCGGATCCCTACTACGGCGGCCCGTCGGGATTCGACGATGTCCACGACATGGTCGAGCGTTCCACGCGGGCCTTGCTGGCGCACCTGATCGAAGAGCTTTCCTGA
- a CDS encoding sigma-70 family RNA polymerase sigma factor, which translates to MVKTSNRVGLLAPRELTDSQLVAAHLDGHPTAFGELYDRYRDKLIYFIAKKTGDWDRAEDLVQEAFVRVTRHLHRFDQSKKFSTWIYTICTNLAKNELRNRSRSPLVLFQRLTNQWDPEHRPLEFEDSSMRPDSLYRKRFLRQAVEETVDKLPEHHQKVFRLRELEGKSYDEIAEITGVNLGTVKSRLHRARTSFAELIEPSLN; encoded by the coding sequence ATGGTCAAGACGTCGAATCGAGTTGGTCTGCTTGCTCCGCGCGAGCTCACCGACTCCCAGCTCGTGGCGGCTCACCTGGACGGCCACCCGACCGCGTTCGGGGAGCTGTATGACAGGTACCGCGACAAGCTGATCTATTTCATCGCCAAGAAGACGGGCGATTGGGACCGCGCCGAGGATCTGGTGCAGGAGGCTTTCGTGCGGGTGACTCGTCACCTGCATCGCTTCGACCAGAGCAAGAAATTCTCGACGTGGATCTATACGATCTGCACCAACCTGGCGAAGAACGAGTTGCGCAACCGCTCGCGGAGCCCGCTGGTGCTGTTCCAACGGCTAACCAACCAGTGGGACCCGGAGCATCGTCCGCTGGAGTTCGAGGACTCTTCCATGCGGCCGGACTCGCTGTACCGGAAGCGCTTCCTCCGGCAGGCGGTCGAGGAGACGGTGGACAAGCTCCCCGAGCACCACCAGAAGGTCTTCCGACTGCGCGAGCTGGAGGGCAAGAGCTACGACGAGATCGCGGAGATCACGGGCGTTAACCTGGGCACGGTGAAGAGCCGTCTGCACAGGGCGCGCACCAGCTTCGCCGAGTTGATCGAGCCGAGCCTGAATTAG
- a CDS encoding lytic transglycosylase domain-containing protein, producing MLDSARAQARHRSHAAGDTTRRRARISTWGRGTRAFLIAIGFGAMALPGSELADGLDAHGIAEAANSPRAWPLTAVRDATAPARTRAGATPAALQRPGAVMLSHAFLRSPREGAIEVAMDRFGIARDLAEDIHDMALAEGVDPSIAFGLVFTESSFRERVVSYAGALGLTQVLPTTAVWILDEQRDADSLFERDTNLRAGFRYLSYLLERYDGDLHLALLAYNRGPGTVERVLRRGRSPDNGYADRVLEHAV from the coding sequence ATGTTGGATTCGGCGCGCGCGCAAGCGCGCCATAGATCGCACGCCGCGGGCGACACGACGCGGCGTCGCGCGAGAATCAGTACGTGGGGCCGGGGGACCAGGGCGTTCCTGATCGCGATCGGGTTCGGCGCCATGGCGCTCCCGGGCTCGGAGCTGGCCGACGGGCTGGACGCTCACGGCATCGCCGAGGCGGCCAACTCGCCGCGGGCGTGGCCGCTGACGGCCGTGCGCGATGCGACGGCGCCCGCGCGAACCCGTGCGGGGGCCACTCCGGCTGCGCTCCAGCGACCTGGTGCCGTGATGCTGTCTCACGCCTTCCTGCGGTCTCCGCGTGAAGGCGCGATCGAGGTCGCCATGGATCGCTTCGGCATCGCGCGGGACCTGGCCGAGGACATCCACGACATGGCTCTGGCGGAGGGCGTCGACCCGTCCATCGCGTTCGGCCTGGTCTTCACCGAAAGCTCGTTTCGCGAGCGCGTGGTCAGCTACGCGGGCGCGCTCGGTCTGACGCAGGTGCTGCCGACGACCGCCGTCTGGATCCTCGACGAGCAGCGCGACGCGGACTCGCTCTTCGAGCGCGACACCAACCTGCGCGCGGGCTTCCGCTACCTGAGCTATTTGCTGGAGCGCTACGACGGGGACCTGCACCTGGCGTTGCTGGCGTACAATCGGGGTCCGGGGACCGTCGAGCGCGTCCTGCGCCGCGGCCGCAGCCCCGACAACGGCTACGCGGACCGGGTTCTGGAGCACGCCGTCTAA
- a CDS encoding M1 family metallopeptidase: MERVERAKTVTSLYVGRGAAGAAILTLLLAACGGSAPPPPPPAPDPLAVNYGVEPPAVEAGQVPGSGPYAAGFDALHYDLSLHIPDEGSRIQGVMTMRVALTPEYEGTPLPLDLSGMSVGRVRAGTSAGTMEVVQAPLAEGRVIVPLPGANAGDTAIVEIVYAGEPDDGLFIQNNLHGVRGVFADNWPDRARFWFPSIDHPSDKASVSYTVRAPDDLQVIANGELKLEPTVPPTEGPAGIWPVGSGLLWRYELPVPIPTYTMVIGASVFSVNMLDDCASGGFTSLNRDGCVPVTLWTFPQDSVRAKASFFRSPQMVETLAELIGPYPYEKLAQVQSSTRFGGMENSGAIFYPERALAEGQRIEETVAHEIAHQWFGDGVTEANWSHLWLSEGFATYFGAVIYERMDSRLAFDELMDRHAVRYFESPVVNTPLIDENPGNLFDLLNAVNYQKGAWVLHMIRGEVGDADFFEAMRRFYRENEGRSVLSADLQRVVEEVSGKDLQPFMDQWLNSPGHPVLAAEWRWDSGSAVVEIEQVQPESWPTFHFNLEMEFVTNQGPIRREAEITERSSRVRFRVPGRPTRLVLDPDGNVLIQNAPNQ, encoded by the coding sequence GTGGAGCGAGTCGAGCGAGCGAAGACGGTCACATCCCTGTACGTCGGACGTGGCGCGGCCGGGGCCGCAATCCTGACCCTTCTCCTGGCGGCCTGCGGCGGTTCCGCACCGCCTCCCCCTCCGCCGGCGCCGGATCCGCTAGCGGTCAACTACGGCGTGGAACCACCCGCCGTGGAGGCCGGCCAGGTTCCGGGCAGCGGGCCCTACGCCGCCGGCTTCGACGCGCTGCACTACGACCTGTCGCTCCACATCCCCGACGAGGGCAGCCGCATCCAGGGCGTCATGACCATGCGCGTGGCGCTCACCCCGGAATACGAGGGTACGCCGCTGCCGCTGGACCTGTCGGGCATGTCGGTCGGTCGCGTGCGCGCGGGCACGTCGGCCGGGACGATGGAGGTGGTGCAGGCGCCCCTCGCGGAGGGTCGGGTGATCGTGCCGCTGCCCGGCGCCAATGCTGGCGACACCGCCATCGTCGAGATCGTCTACGCGGGTGAGCCCGACGACGGCCTCTTCATCCAGAACAACCTGCACGGCGTGCGCGGCGTGTTCGCGGACAACTGGCCGGACCGCGCGCGCTTCTGGTTTCCGTCCATCGACCACCCCAGCGACAAGGCGTCCGTCAGCTACACCGTGCGCGCGCCCGACGACCTGCAGGTGATCGCCAACGGAGAGTTGAAGCTGGAGCCGACGGTGCCGCCCACCGAGGGTCCGGCCGGCATCTGGCCGGTCGGCTCGGGCTTGCTGTGGCGCTATGAGCTGCCGGTCCCCATCCCCACGTACACCATGGTCATCGGCGCCTCGGTGTTCTCCGTGAACATGCTGGACGACTGCGCGAGCGGGGGGTTCACGTCGCTGAACCGTGACGGCTGCGTGCCGGTCACGCTGTGGACGTTTCCTCAGGACAGCGTACGGGCCAAGGCCAGCTTCTTCCGCTCGCCGCAGATGGTCGAGACGCTCGCCGAGTTGATCGGGCCGTACCCGTACGAGAAGCTGGCGCAGGTGCAGTCGTCCACGCGCTTCGGCGGCATGGAGAATTCGGGCGCCATCTTCTATCCGGAGAGGGCGCTGGCGGAGGGCCAGCGCATCGAAGAGACCGTCGCGCACGAGATCGCCCACCAGTGGTTCGGGGATGGGGTGACCGAGGCGAACTGGAGCCACCTGTGGCTGTCCGAGGGTTTCGCCACCTACTTCGGCGCGGTGATCTACGAGCGCATGGACAGCCGGCTCGCGTTCGACGAGCTGATGGACCGCCACGCGGTGCGCTACTTCGAATCGCCCGTGGTCAACACCCCGCTGATCGACGAGAACCCGGGCAACCTGTTCGACCTTCTCAACGCGGTGAACTACCAGAAGGGCGCGTGGGTCCTGCACATGATCCGGGGCGAGGTGGGCGACGCGGACTTCTTCGAGGCGATGCGGCGCTTCTATCGCGAGAACGAAGGTCGGTCCGTGCTCAGCGCGGATCTTCAGCGGGTAGTGGAGGAAGTGTCGGGCAAGGACCTGCAGCCGTTCATGGACCAGTGGCTGAACAGCCCGGGCCACCCCGTCCTGGCGGCCGAGTGGCGCTGGGACTCCGGGTCCGCGGTGGTGGAGATCGAGCAGGTGCAGCCGGAGAGCTGGCCGACGTTCCATTTCAACCTGGAAATGGAGTTCGTGACCAACCAGGGGCCCATCAGGCGTGAAGCGGAGATCACCGAGCGGAGCTCCCGCGTGCGGTTCCGCGTGCCGGGCCGGCCCACGCGTCTGGTCCTGGATCCGGACGGCAACGTGCTGATCCAGAACGCGCCCAATCAGTAG
- a CDS encoding saccharopine dehydrogenase C-terminal domain-containing protein, with translation MKILVLGAGKQGSACAFDLLESDAVELVRLADQKLDGLPPFLEARRDDPRLELRALDARDESQAADAMQGVDCCLNALPYYFAVPMTRLAVGAGVHYADLGGNTDIVFQQLELDDDARAAGVSVVPDCGLAPGMVNILAADGMAAMDETSAVRIYVGGLPQHPEPPLNYQLVYSLEGVLDYYTTPSFIVRGGRRTEVEPLSEIEPVEFGGDVGTLEAFHTAGGISTLPWRLEGKVPTVEYKTLRYPGHAELMRAMRELGLFGLEPVSGHNGEVVPRQAFIAVVEPHLRRPHSPDLVALRVVVEGTRNGRDARVEYDLLDRMDEERGISAMERTTGYSLSIIGQMQADGRIDRRGVVTPDLAVPAPEYIDELAKRGVVIERRTE, from the coding sequence ATGAAGATTCTGGTACTGGGGGCCGGAAAGCAGGGCTCTGCCTGCGCCTTCGACCTGCTGGAGAGCGACGCCGTGGAGTTGGTGCGGCTGGCCGACCAGAAGCTGGACGGTTTGCCGCCGTTCCTGGAAGCTCGCCGCGACGACCCGCGCCTCGAGCTGCGCGCGCTGGACGCGCGCGACGAGTCGCAGGCTGCCGACGCGATGCAGGGCGTGGACTGCTGCCTGAACGCGCTGCCCTACTATTTCGCCGTCCCCATGACCCGCCTGGCGGTGGGCGCCGGCGTCCACTACGCGGATCTGGGCGGCAACACCGACATCGTCTTCCAGCAGTTGGAGCTGGACGACGACGCCCGCGCGGCCGGAGTCAGCGTAGTTCCCGACTGCGGATTGGCGCCCGGGATGGTGAATATCCTGGCGGCCGACGGCATGGCGGCCATGGACGAGACCAGCGCCGTTCGCATCTACGTGGGCGGCCTGCCTCAACACCCCGAGCCGCCGCTCAACTATCAGCTCGTCTACTCGCTCGAGGGCGTGCTCGACTACTACACGACCCCCTCGTTCATCGTGCGCGGCGGCCGCCGCACCGAGGTCGAGCCGCTGAGCGAGATAGAGCCGGTCGAGTTCGGTGGCGACGTGGGCACCCTGGAGGCGTTCCATACCGCGGGCGGCATTTCGACGCTGCCCTGGCGGCTGGAGGGGAAGGTGCCCACCGTCGAGTACAAGACGCTGCGCTACCCGGGGCACGCCGAACTCATGCGTGCCATGCGGGAACTCGGCCTCTTCGGTCTCGAGCCGGTGTCCGGCCACAACGGAGAGGTCGTCCCCCGCCAGGCCTTCATCGCCGTCGTGGAGCCCCACCTGCGCCGCCCGCACAGCCCGGACCTCGTGGCGCTCAGGGTGGTGGTGGAGGGGACCAGGAACGGCCGGGACGCCAGGGTCGAGTACGACCTCCTGGACCGCATGGACGAGGAGCGCGGGATCAGCGCCATGGAGCGGACCACCGGGTATTCCCTGTCGATCATCGGGCAGATGCAGGCGGACGGACGTATCGATCGGCGAGGCGTCGTGACGCCGGACCTTGCGGTGCCCGCGCCGGAGTACATCGACGAGCTGGCCAAGCGGGGCGTGGTCATCGAACGCAGGACCGAATAG
- a CDS encoding Phenylacetic acid catabolic protein has protein sequence MTEQEIKDKVHNGYILESPEEMTEGYRKALIVQLTVQGDTELMSAPSYWGAAQDAPSTNTMVSALAIIQDELAHANIAYRLLEDMGVDKEWLVYGREPHEFKHPYGFDQPLDSWAELVVANGFFDRAGITLLGDVFRNTSYGPLKRALVKVDLEETFHLRHGEVWMKRLCAGNGEAKARVQRAVDWMFPMTIEWFGLPDELKRHSGQLDYKLKGMTNDELRQVWMSATVPLCEGLGLDAPAHYDADKEEYVLDYPFPCQYDAAEKRWLFDEGEISWDEVFKRWKARGPMNEFYVESVRRSHGDVNRLVAA, from the coding sequence ATGACCGAGCAGGAGATCAAGGACAAGGTCCACAACGGCTACATTCTGGAGTCGCCCGAGGAGATGACCGAGGGCTATCGCAAGGCCCTCATCGTCCAACTGACCGTACAGGGCGACACCGAGCTGATGAGCGCGCCCTCCTACTGGGGCGCCGCGCAGGACGCACCCTCCACCAACACGATGGTCAGCGCGCTCGCCATCATTCAGGACGAGTTGGCGCACGCCAACATCGCCTACCGCCTGCTCGAGGACATGGGCGTGGACAAGGAGTGGCTCGTGTACGGCCGGGAGCCGCACGAGTTCAAGCACCCCTACGGCTTCGACCAGCCGCTGGACAGCTGGGCCGAGCTGGTGGTCGCCAACGGCTTCTTCGACCGCGCCGGCATCACCCTGCTGGGCGACGTCTTCCGCAACACCAGCTACGGGCCGCTCAAGCGCGCGCTCGTGAAGGTGGACCTGGAGGAGACCTTCCACCTGCGCCACGGCGAGGTCTGGATGAAGCGCCTGTGCGCCGGCAACGGCGAGGCCAAGGCGCGGGTGCAGCGCGCGGTCGACTGGATGTTTCCGATGACCATCGAGTGGTTCGGCCTGCCCGACGAGCTCAAGCGCCACAGCGGCCAGCTCGACTACAAGCTCAAGGGCATGACCAATGACGAGCTGCGCCAGGTGTGGATGTCGGCGACGGTGCCGCTGTGCGAGGGCCTCGGCCTGGACGCGCCCGCGCACTACGACGCCGACAAGGAAGAGTACGTGCTGGACTACCCCTTCCCCTGTCAGTACGACGCGGCGGAGAAGCGCTGGCTCTTCGACGAGGGCGAGATCTCCTGGGACGAGGTGTTCAAGCGGTGGAAGGCGCGCGGCCCCATGAACGAGTTCTACGTGGAGTCGGTGCGGCGCAGCCACGGCGACGTGAACCGCCTGGTGGCCGCTTGA